aaaaaaaaaaaattaatggaagtcaatggaaccagattttttttccatgtcattttgggctgtttcttttagtccattcatcatgaaaattatatacaatgtaaaaggcaacgggcattttcaaattatgtcaaaaactgaaaaatgacaacagcGCTATGTTCCTAAACAAGGCAGTGGTCTTTTAATGTTGTTAGGCCTACATACTGGCTAACATAAAGCAGCTCTCTGTGCTAACAATTTACTTAAGTGCTATGTGTAACACCTGTAGCCAGCTAGCCTAGCACTATAGTTTCCATTTAGCTTATGTGCAAAATACCCCTCGGTATTCAGGGAGTCCCATGTTGGCTTGCTACTACAGCATTGGCTCACTGTTAGCAGAGCAGTAAATATTTGGTTTAGCAATTCTTCTTTTGGAAATGCTGTTTTCTAGTTTGGCACTGCAGTCTACCACACAGTAACTGGGATCTTACAGAACTGTATTAAATTTACcctacatataaaaaaaaaacactaccaTGGTGCAAAATTCCTCCTGGTATTCagggggtcccatgttggctggctactccagcatcggctggctgctaactcaaCCGCCATAGCATTGCTGATACTGGCTTCAATGGCAGCAAAATCTTTGGTTTCATTCTTCTCTTGGAAACCTTTTTTTCTGGTTACTGTGGtctttcaaatcaaatcaaatcaaatttatttgtatagcgctttttacaacggatgttgtcacaaagcagctttacaggatttcagaaaagacaaagtttccacaggactgaaagaatgtacagaatgtacagaaaccccccagtgggcaagccaggggcaacagtggcaaggaaaaactccctcagaactgaggaagaaaccttgggaggaaccaggctcaccgggggggacccatcctcctctggtcaaactacctacaactACCTACTTCACACATTATGTTACACATCTTttgtttgagaaatgagtagAAATTTGTTCTTTCCTCGAATCTTTTGGAAAAATTGGgtgagttttcagatttacaaacatGCTACAGCATACTGTAAAGTTTGTCAGAGGTTACCGTATATTGTTACAGTTTCCAGTAAACTGTAGCGCTGGTCACCCagaggcagaccagtgctgcatctGTACTtagttaaccccttacatggccagggaTCACCGCTGGTTAGTGTACATAATGCAGTATAACTTAATTGTCTTGCAATTAACGTATCGTttagaatgtgttattttagaATATACTATTCACTAAATACAGAGGAAAGTTTTAAGGTGTATTTCCAGAAAAATGCATGTGCTTTAAGTGTTCTTTATACTTCAAGTGCTATTGATGTTCTTTAGAATGGTTCTCTTGTACCAGGGCTCCAACTATGTAAAGTTAGTaatggatgtgagtgtgtgtttacgTGTTTACGTGTgcactcgtgtgtgtgtgtgtgagagagaggagaatctgtgtgtgtgtgtgtgtgtgtgtgtgtgtgcgtcagctggttatcagtgtgtgtgtgtgtgtgtgtgtgtgtgtgtgtgtgtgtgtgtgtgtgtgtgtgagctggttatcagtgtgtgtgtgtgtgtgtgtgtgtgtgtgtgtgtgtgtgtgtgagctggttatcagtgtgtgtgtgtgtgtatgtgtgtgtgtgagctggttATCAGTGTGTGGATCAGCTCTGTGCAGGTGCAGCATTAATGCTGTATTACACTGGagtgtttcctctctctgaagTCAGTCTCCTGTATGTTGGTGTGTTTCTCACCACACTGCTGCGAGCgtctctcctcacacacacacctctagaGACGGAGGTGGAGTTCTGTTCATCAGCGCTGACGCTCTTTTGATAaatatggagaaagaaaaaaacgccTCCTCTGATTTGTctctgaaaatgtttgatgatttcctctcctctttctaatAAGGTCATAGTGAGTGTGATTGGCGGCTTtatgggtctctctctctccctctttctctagGGGACTATAAGGGGAGTAGAGGCAAAACTTGTTCTGTTGCTGAGTTGAACTGTCTGTGTGCAGGTCAGAGGGAGATGGACTTCTGTGTAATTCTCATTCTTCTGTCCTTCATAATCACACTCACCACATCTGGTATGTATCCaattttcaaaatcaaaacaTATTGTATTAATTGCTTGGTGTACATGACTACTGCACTGGCGCTTGGAGAAGAGACATTAGAATCAATAGTGAACATTTTCTTTCTGTGGTGTATAGACTTTGTTAGGCTGGTTGATGGTGAGAGACGCtgtgctgggagagtggagATTCTGAACAACAGACAGTGGGGGACAGTGTGTGATGATGGCTGGCACATGGCAGATGCTGCAGTGCTGTGTAGAGAGCTCGGCTGTGGTGAAGCTGTAGATATACCGGAAAATTCTTTGTTTGGACCTGGATCAGGACTGTTCTGGATATATGGACGGGCCTGTGATGGATCAGAGTCTAGAGTGAAAACGTGTGGAGCAAGAAACATAAAACTGAAATCTAACTAACATCATACTAATGATGTTGGAACAATCTGTTCAGGTAAGTTGTATCAACCTTCTatctgaaattttaaaaaattcttatACCATATTTTAGTTgaataattattttacatttaaacaaaactCAATGATTTATATTTCTTATATATTATATGGCTATATTGTTAACAAAAAGATAAACACATTAAGATTTTAACTAAACAAAATTTTCAATTATATGTTAAACATAGAATTCAACACAAATGATaaacaatatacaataaatCCATATGCAAAAGATACATTATCTAATTGTAACTAATACTAAAATGTATGATACTAGAATGTATGAACTGGTCATCATGGTGAACTAAACTGAGCAAACTGTAAAAGATATTTCTGCAGTGTCTCGCAACAACAGAGGGTTTGAAACGGGTTTAAATTGGAGGGATTTTTACAGTTGAAAGGAAAGAAGGTgttcaaatattattttatcTGCCTTTTCAGTATATAGCATTAATCCTGGTTAGCCATTCAACAGACCAGATGTACTAAATTATACGCAACGTTATggtttttctttgattttgaaTATTATCTAACAGCCATGTTAAATATTGCTGTCAgtctaaataatgaaaatatatatttttttaaatcacaaacTAAATAATAATGCATTACTGGCATACATTGTCACGTATTTATGTCAgccaataaatacatttaacaaGCAATAAGACATCCACATTagtctttatttaattttatgtttcataAACATTGAAATAATATTAAGCTACTGTAAATGTACCTTATTTACTGAGcgttttaaaaacaacatttatgaTACTGATAATTACATGTTTGGAGTCTGTTGGCAACTAACACAAATCAGAATATCATAAAGCTTCATCAAATTGTTTAAGGGACATTTTTAGTCTGACAAAACATTTCAAGTTCAAGTTTTCATATTGTCCATCAGTCCTGAAATTCCTCTAAAACAAAAATTAGATATGGAACAGGAATCTTGTTTTTACCCAATTAAATCTTTGATGTCCTGTTTATTAATGAAAAGTTATCCagcctatttttatttaaaatctacATCAGTACATTTCTATCAGTTTTCGGAGAACattccattttctctgtgtaTCTAATCTTAGAAGTCAGGCTGGTTGGTGGTCCTCATCGCTGCTCTGGCAGAGTGGAGGTGCTTCATGGAgagacctggtccacagtgtgGGATGCTggctttgaccagcaggatgcagaggttgtgtgtcgagagctgggctgtgggcttcctgtggaggtgctgcgaggagctgcttttggcagaggggagggtcaggtgtggtcaAAGGAGCTCAAGTGTAGACGCAACGAATCTCAGATTCACTTCTGTCCAACAAcatcttcactcaaacacaactgcTCTCATGACAATGATGTGGGACTGGTGTGTGCTGGTAAGAATTTCAAATATACTTGTTATTTCCTTCATCTTTCCATAATTATTTAACGGTCTTTCACCGCccttaaatgtaattttagcTCCCCCCTCCTCCACCCCTAGTAAATGTACATCACTAGTCCCTATCATCTATAGTTTACTCTCATTCACAATATTCTGTAATAGCAGGGAGAGGAGCTGCTGCTGGTGTTGCTCTAATGCAGCACTGCCTCTGCTTTACTAACAGAGATTGATAAACATCACATTCAGCCAATCATATCTGACCTCATACATTGTAAGCCAGTCATATCAGAGCTGGGGGAGGGGCTCTGTTTATGTACTACAAAGTATCcggtagctgagctgaagacaGGATTTTGGCTAAAAGGTCACTAAAATAGACATGATAACGCTACTTTATTAAAACACTGTGAATACAACCACTTACACTATGGATTTGGTGGCAAATCATGGTCAGTACAGCTGGATATCTTTTTTCATTTGGTTGCTTAACTCTATCTAGCTAACTTTAGTTAATTTGGGTTTGCGTGAGGTAAAGAAAAGAGGCTAGGCTAACTAACATTAACTAACTTGCTGACAAGCCAACTAGTTTAACCTCATAGAGTCTCTAGTGTAACATCACTTCATAGTAAGGGTGTGAAACAGTGAGGGAGATAGATATAAGATTTTCCACAGCTCTtcatgttctttgttttcaaATTTCTCTTCAGTATTTAGAAACAATGGCACAAGTATTTGCcctatattgtgttgtttacagTACATTAACGTTAGTGAAAAAAAGGATTCTTGTTTGTATTTTCCTGCCGTGAGGCGCCAGCTTAAAACGgaggcagcatttaaggtgaaaaAGAAAATTTCAAACAAAAATCTGGTGTCAGGTTTGTGTGAACAAGCTCAACACAGTAAAATATACCTCGGTTCCTCAACCTATGGATTGTTAGGAGGCCAGTTttattaaatacacacacacacacacacacacacacacacacacacacacacgcgcacacacacatattatatatatatatatatatatatatatatatatatatatatatatatataaagggtGAGAGGAAACTCAATTCTTAATGCATCACAATGCGGACATGGATGTTAAAAAtcacttttcaaaatttttattcattcgtaatgttgatggaatgcAAAGGCcggaacttggaagtgcggAAGGGCAgcgcctggacagtctgtggtggcacataataaaaaaactCCCTCTGCATCAAAAGctaggttaggtcaggagtcacaaaaatcaacaaaaatctgaccaccttgggagccacaacatttaatgtccgaTATGTCTCAGTTCGTGATGTCATAGTGTCGTAGtaggttaaaaatataaacgaaaacgcaGACATACTtaactctgctttaagctttagctatagcTTCCTCCCCTTTCTAACAGAAATATTCTCCTCAAATGTTGAATAGTggcttgtaaaatgtctctcaacggtCGACTGTCTTATGActctgaagttgcttctcattctccagcttcttgttcaaattttcctgttccaacttaaatTCTGCCTGGGGCATCAGAACGTAATcgaggcaccatttaaggtggaacaggaaaatttgaaagagaagctgacttcatcttctcaactttttagtgtttcaaaGTCTTTCATTACAGATTTAACGTTCTAACTAAGATGCTTATAAATGGGAATTTCATTCGTGTCCAAATGTGCAAGCAAGTGTTGTTACTGATTCCACTCAAATTGGAAGTGAATTACAAACTCTGTCGCAAATTCTATTGCCAAGGATTTGCGTCTTTTAAGAAACAGGGCTTTCACGCTATGTTGCCCGCTTTGGAGCCAAGATACAGTAACCTGCgtagatattttactgacaaatcctgtatagaaaagatgcatcaagaagTCTAAGTTAGTGATCAAAAAGAAAGAGGGTGAGTTGTGTAAGAATTCAgttgaaatgaaaacagaaattaatTTAACTGGGAAAATATATTTGTCACCAAGGCCATGAAATTCTTTTACTTAACTGATTAACTTGAACATCGCCCAGAGATCAAAATTACATTCTTTCTGACTGTACCAACTGATCTATTTGCATTTGGATAATATATTTAGGACCTTGCAACTGATCTAAAACAGAGGAGATAGTATTGCTTGACTTCAGTGGCTTTGCTTGATCTGTGGCTACAGAAAGTAGAAGGATATAGTGCTTGTTATACTAActctgtgattaatacagcctACAAAGAGGCAGATCTACTGTGTGCCACCGTTTTTGTTCTACCTAtgaaacctttttttatttagcagacgctcttatccagagagacttgTAAAAGTGCTACGTTGTCTACTCAGAAAATTAACCCTAGCTACTACAAATAAGTCTAAATTACCCTCGAgttcagatactgctagaaataaaagtCAGTGCTGATACATAGAAAAAAGATACATCATTAAAAACAGTACAACACAATACATTTCAGTAAGTACTTGGATTGTTGCTTGCTTAAGTGTTGTATAAGGAGATGGATCTTCAGTCTGCTTTTGAAGAGCACAAGAGAGTCAGgtgttcagacagccagtgaAATGTTGTTCCACCTTTCGTGTGCCAGGAGAGAGAagagtcttgatgcttgtctttcagtttacccAGTACCTGTAGAGTTTTTATGCCTGTAGATTTAGGGAGAGTGGGACATAACcacataaaaaacattttgtaattaATTCTGGGTCTTGTACCTTGTCACAAGTATCTAGAGATAAGTTTATTCCACTCTTCAAATGAACAGGATGGTATTTGTGTTGGAAAAGTCTGACATAAATctagaaatataaataaaaggtaTATTAACTCACAAGGGATATTAACAGATCTTAAACTTAGAAATGGAGCTCCTTTAAGgtcatttctttatttcagcGTGCCATAGTTCATAAACCAGTTGTCTAAAATTTATCCtaaatatacagtgctgtgaaataGTATTTGCCCCCAACTGATTCCTTGTTTTCGCTAATTTGTCTTACTTAAATGTTTCTGATCATTTAcctaattttaatgtaaagacaacattagtaaacacaaaatgcagcctGTAAATTATTGATCCATTTATTGAGCATTTATTCAAAACCTTTATCACCCATATGAAAGAGCAATTACCCActtaaacctaataactggttgtgccactCTTGGCAGTTTGTgataacttgcaatgagtcttttacattaTTGTGGAGAAATTTTGTCCCACTCATGTGTTGGACCTCATTTGCCTGTATTTTCTACTATGATTCTTAGATTGTCCTTTTGTTTTAAACCTTGTGTGTCACTGGTTTACATTATTAAATCCACTTCTTGCGCCTTTTGATCCGCACTCATCTGGAACTCGCTGATTCCTTACAGTTACGATCAACACTGTGTTTACTATTATTTAATTCACAGTTATAAATTACTGTAAACAACAATATATGGCAAATACTGATGCCATTATTTTCAAATACTTAACATTActataaaaactgtaaaaaagaagctgaagagCTGAGAGCTGTCAGAAACGTTATTCCTATCTCTGTCGCTTAGTCTTACCCTCACACTGAAGTGAAGTTTCTTCAAATTCTTAAATTAGCTGATTTGCCAACTATCTAGCTAAAGTTCTTGCCTAAGCCATTTCTTTGCTAGCTAACAAACAACCAAGTGAAAACCTGATAGCCAGCTATACTGACCATAATTTGCCACAAATCTAGATTGTAGTTTTATACCTTCACACTGTAACTAGTCACTGTTTCACATGGTGTATTATAGATTTTTAATAAGGTCTAGTGTTGCTTTTAGTAAGAGTTTTGCCACAATCCTGTCTTTAGCTTTAGCGGTTGCTGACCAACATTACTTGGCAGAGTGAATAAAACCAGAGTCCCTCTcccaggtctgatatgattagCTTACAACTTATGAGCTAGGGGTTGTAGTTGGTCTGTGCCGCTAATCTTCTAAAGTGTCTCCCTTTGTAGTGTTATGTTTCATCACTGGACAGGTGAATCAGTGCAATGGGCAGATGGGTGGCAAAGAGCAAAAAGAAGGTTGCTCCCTAATGCTTTCACTCCAGTCCTGCTTAGGTGGGCACCGTCtggcataaaaaaaaattctgtgcaCTGCAAGAATAGATTGAAATTGTCAATACAGTTTGGCCCTTCTAGGCTGCAGGTTCTGATCAACCACATGTTGGGAAAAGGCAGTTGGGAAAACATAGTAGTTCCTAGAACTAAAGGATAAAGAAGCTCACTGATTTGAGCTGTGAGTGTTGGTATCAGCCAAGAGCCACTACTTGTTAGTCCTTGTGTCCACATTGAGTCTCTGTTTCTAGTCATCTTCTCTGATTTTGCTTTACTGTAATTAGTTTTGGGAATACTCTCCCCTGCTTGGTTTTATTTAGTcacaaaattaacatttttgaaGTGATGTAATCACCATAGGTCATGTTGGTAGGgcaattttgaaaatgtctgccCTTCAACAATAAAGACccactctatctctctgttgTACAGTCAGTGTGAGGTTGGTGGATGGTGGGAGTCGCtgtgctgggagagtggaggttcttcatagaggacagtggggaacagtgtgtgataATGGCTGGGATATGagagatgctgcagtggtgtgtagagagctgggctgtggagaGGCTGTAGATGCACTGAGTGATGCTCACTTTGGATCAGGATCAGGACCAGTTTGGATGGATGACATTGACTGTAGTGGATCAGAGTCTACACTGAAGAACTGTAGATCAGGAAGATGGGGTAAAAATAACTGTGACCATAATAAGGATGTTGGAGTCATTTGCTCAGGTAAACTGCACTATATATTTATACCTATGACTTTAGACTTTATTTAAGTGCTATGGTAAAAGCTTTtcataataatagtagtaataataattttttttttttaacagaactATCACTTCAAAtatcaaatgacaaaaatgtcttTTCTCTGATTATATCATTTTAGGAGTCAGGTTGGTTGGTGGTTCTTgctgctctgggagagtggaggtgtttcatggagagacctggtccacagtgtgtgatgctgactttgaccagcaggatgcagaggttgtgtgtcgagagctgggctgtgggcttcctgtggaggtcctgagagcagctgcttttggcagaggggagggtcaggtgtggtcagaaaatcttcagtgtagaggcaacGAATCTCAGATTTACTTCTGTCCAATATcatcttcactcaaacacaactgcTCCCATGACAGTGATGTGGGACTGGTGTGTGCTGGTAAGAATTTTTGTGTTCAACACAAGTGCATGATGTGCTCTAAAACGTTATTTTAAAGACAGGTGtaggcctgtgattggtcaggggtaatgaatgaacgaatgacaTAGCATTAGAGACTTACTGGCAGAACTTCCGCTAAGGTTTCCATTTCTGCTAGAAAGACTCAGGAGGCAAGAATGAAGGAAGTTGAATGATAGTTGAAAGATAACAATTCAGTAGAAATTAAAGAGTCTTTGGTCCAGGTCTTGTAGCATTGAGACCATCACTTGGGGCCACAGCGCCATTGCATTCACTTCATTGACTAGGGGCCTTAGGCCCACCACATTTACTCCATTTACTTAGGGCAGTGGGCCCACTGCATTCACTCCATCAGCTTGGGGCCACAGGCCCACAGCATTCACTCCATTTACTCAGGGCCACCCCATTCACTCTGTTAGCTTGGGGCTGTAGGCCTACTGCATTGTCTCCGTTAGCTTGGGACCTCGGGCCAACAGCATTCACTCCACTGACTAGGGGCCAAGGGCCCCCCAGTATTCACTACGTTTGCTTGGGGCCATGGCCTCATTGCGT
This portion of the Pygocentrus nattereri isolate fPygNat1 chromosome 1, fPygNat1.pri, whole genome shotgun sequence genome encodes:
- the LOC108426342 gene encoding deleted in malignant brain tumors 1 protein-like; amino-acid sequence: MGGKEQKEGCSLMLSLQSCLVSVRLVDGGSRCAGRVEVLHRGQWGTVCDNGWDMRDAAVVCRELGCGEAVDALSDAHFGSGSGPVWMDDIDCSGSESTLKNCRSGRWGKNNCDHNKDVGVICSGKLHYIFIPMTLVSDYIILGVRLVGGSCCSGRVEVFHGETWSTVCDADFDQQDAEVVCRELGCGLPVEVLRAAAFGRGEGQVWSENLQCRGNESQIYFCPISSSLKHNCSHDSDVGLVCAGKNFCVQHKCMMCSKTLF